A window of Aricia agestis chromosome 3, ilAriAges1.1, whole genome shotgun sequence contains these coding sequences:
- the LOC121725230 gene encoding uncharacterized protein LOC121725230 yields the protein MAGNIVVIIAALGVAVAQDYFDDRYKYKIDTAHSIDIPKNFEAIGPDALKTISKYVSDIQKTAELTNSLAKFDVQVSMEKKRKSKHGYLKPTKSKKFKVPLKKKNLRLSSFEIDLRKYASENIEKKMAELEKAYSNATTEKKVILQVTKKNKVGKFRPYLTAVKPKYHKNVKPVPNKEIVLN from the exons ATGGCCGGTAATATTGTGGTAATTATCGCCGCGTTGGGCGTCGCTGTAGCGCAAGATTATTTCGATG ATCgatacaaatataaaattgaTACTGCACACTCGATAGATATACCTAAAAATTTCGAGGCCATTGGACCCGACGCACTCAAGACTATATCCAAATATGTAAGCGATATACAAAAAACTGCAGAATTGACCAACTCCCTAGCCAAATTCGATGTGCAAGTGTCTATGGAGAAGAAACGTAAGTCAAAACATGGCTACCTGAAGCCAACGAAGTCCAAGAAGTTTAAGGTGCCATTGAAGAAGAAAAACTTGAGGCTCTCCAGCTTCGAGATAGACTTAAGGAAGTATGCGAGCGAGAATATCGAGAAGAAGATGGCAGAACTAGAAAAAGCTTACTCTAACGCTACGACGGAGAAGAAAGTGATCTTGCAAGTGACGAAGAAGAACAAAGTCGGGAAATTCAGACCGTATCTCACCGCTGTTAAGccaaaataccataaaaatgtgAAGCCTGTACCGAACAAAGAGattgtattaaattaa